In Streptomyces rapamycinicus NRRL 5491, the genomic stretch AACCGGGGCTAGGGGGCTTCTGATGGATCTCCGCGGCGCGGGATTGTACGAGACGTGTAACAGAGGGATCCCTCCCCGTCCCAACCCCATCCTCATGTTTGCGAAAGCGACACAGGAGACATGGGGAGCGAGGCGGACATGGCACGGCACCGGGTCCTGGGGACGAACAGCCGAGTACTGGTGGCGGCGTTCGGCGTGATGGGGGTGACCGCCCTGGCCGCCGTGTGGACCGCCCAGGCCGGAACCGCCGAGGCGGGGGCGGGTGCGTCACCGACGACGAAGCCGACGCCGATCGTGGGCCAGACCTCCAAGCCGGACCCCGAACTGCCCGCTCCCGTGGTCAACATGGACATAGCCCACGCCTCCGACAAGGGCGACAAGGGCGTCAACATCACGATCGACGACGGTCCGGATCCGACCTGGACCCCGCAGGTCCTCCAGGTGCTCAAGGACAACGGCGTCAAGGCCACCTTCTGCATGGTCGGTCCGCAGGCCCAGGCCCATCCGGACCTGGTCAAGGACGTGGTCGCGGACGGGCACCGGCTGTGCGACCACTCCATCTCGCACGACACGGCGATGGACACCAAGTCATCCGCCTACCAGTCCAAGGAGATCCTCGACGCCCAGCGAATGATCACCAAGGCGTCAGGGGGTGTCAAGCCGCTCTACTACCGCGCCCCGGGCGGTGCGTTCACCCCGTACAGCCGCCAGATCGCCGCCTCGCAGGGCATGCGGCCGCTGGGCTGGAACGTGGACTCCAAGGACTTCGAGAAGCCGGGGGTCGACGCTATGGTCAACACCGTCAAGAACGAGATCTCCAGCGGCCCCACCGTGCTCTTCCACGACGCGGGCGGCGACCGCGGCCAGACGGTCGAGGCGCTGCGCCAGGTCCTGCCGTGGCTGAAGCAGGAGGGATACGGCTTCGGTTTCCCGGTGCGCTGACGGTCGCCGTGGCCGTCACCGGCGGGCGCCATCCGCCCCGCCGGTGACAGACACCGGTCTCAGGCCGGGTGCGGACCCGTCAGGGCGGGCTCGCGTTCGTCCTCGCGGGCGGCGAACGGGCACTGCCAGTCGGCGGGCTTCGGGCGGCCGGAGTAGCGGCGGGCCTCGGAGAGCTCCTCGTACTCGAGCAGGTTGGGGTTTATGTCGCCCTGGAGCTGGATGTCCTGCTTGCGTATCTTCTCCGCCAGCCGGTCCCACATCTTGGCGCCCTTGATGCGGTCGAACTGCTCATGCGAGTTGAAGGCCAGCATCGGGAAGGGCGGACGGCGGCCCCAGCGGCGGTGGGTCTCGTGCAGGCCGATGACGAAGAAGGGATGGCCGGCGACGCTGTAGGCGAACTCCCTGGCCTGCGGATCGGACGAATGGCCCTCGGCCCAGCGATAGGACCGGGAGTCCTGTTCGTGGAGCAGCTGGAGCTGTTCCCACAGCAGCTCCTCGAACCGCAGCTCATCCACCCCGCGAGGCCGCTCGAAGGTCGCGATGAAGCTTGTGAACGACCGGTGGCTCCAGTCGGCCGCGGTCACGAAATCCGCGAGATCGAGTGCCATCAGCCGGGCCGAGTCGTCCGATCCCATCTGGTCGTAGTGACGATGGGTGATACCACCCTTGCGCCAGGCGGACCGTCCCGCCAGGCAGGCGAACCGGTCCCCCAGAATGAACCGCTCCACCTCGTCACGCGCGTCCACTGTCATGGCCAGCCTTCCTTCCAACTACGTGCCTCCTCGCTGGGAGCTCATCTCCTTCTCCACATGAAGGCGCCCACCCTGCTCACCTGCGTAGGAGAGCAGGAGAACCAGATGGGGCGCCTGGCTGAATTGTGATCGGCGAAGGGCTTATCGGCGAAATCCGGGCCGGGGCCGCCCCCGAGGGAGCGGCCCCGACCCGGCGTCCGGGCCCCGGCCCGTCAGTTCCGGGCGCGGTCCAGCGCCGCCGCCACCACCGGGCCGATCCGGTCCAGGGACTCCTCCCGCATCATCCGGTAGTGGTGATCGGGGACGCCGTACACCACCAGGGCGCCGTCCACGGAGGAGAGCCAGGCGTCCGCCACGTGCAGCGGATCGCGCCGGTAGCCGGGGATCTCCGCCACGGCCCGGAACAGCAGCATGTCGCCCTGGAACCGCTCGGGCGCGAACTTCCGCATCAGCTCCTGGTCGTTGAGCAGGATGTCGAGCAGCGGGAAGCTGGTCTCGCCCTCCAGCAGCCGGGGCGGCAGCCCGGTCTCCCGGCAGAGGTCGGCCACCAGGTCGGCGGTGCCGTCCGCCCCGTCGGGGTGCGCCTCCAGCCAGCCCGGGGCGAAGATGTCGCCGCCGCCGATGTCGTCGAGCAGCACACCCAGCCACTGGCGCTTGCTGAGCTCGGGCGCCTGGGGCAGCGCCTGGGCGTTGTCGGGGTAGGCGTCGACCACGGCCAGGGTGGCGACCTCCTCGCCCCGCGCCTGGAGCCGGGTGGCCATGGCGTGCGCGATCAGCCCGCCGAAGGACCAGCCGAGCAGATGGTACGGACCGGTCGGCTGGACGGTCCGGATCTGCTCCAGATAGTCGGCGGCCATC encodes the following:
- a CDS encoding polysaccharide deacetylase family protein, whose protein sequence is MARHRVLGTNSRVLVAAFGVMGVTALAAVWTAQAGTAEAGAGASPTTKPTPIVGQTSKPDPELPAPVVNMDIAHASDKGDKGVNITIDDGPDPTWTPQVLQVLKDNGVKATFCMVGPQAQAHPDLVKDVVADGHRLCDHSISHDTAMDTKSSAYQSKEILDAQRMITKASGGVKPLYYRAPGGAFTPYSRQIAASQGMRPLGWNVDSKDFEKPGVDAMVNTVKNEISSGPTVLFHDAGGDRGQTVEALRQVLPWLKQEGYGFGFPVR
- the gntA gene encoding guanitoxin biosynthesis heme-dependent pre-guanitoxin N-hydroxylase GntA encodes the protein MTVDARDEVERFILGDRFACLAGRSAWRKGGITHRHYDQMGSDDSARLMALDLADFVTAADWSHRSFTSFIATFERPRGVDELRFEELLWEQLQLLHEQDSRSYRWAEGHSSDPQAREFAYSVAGHPFFVIGLHETHRRWGRRPPFPMLAFNSHEQFDRIKGAKMWDRLAEKIRKQDIQLQGDINPNLLEYEELSEARRYSGRPKPADWQCPFAAREDEREPALTGPHPA